In Tripterygium wilfordii isolate XIE 37 chromosome 15, ASM1340144v1, whole genome shotgun sequence, one DNA window encodes the following:
- the LOC120016615 gene encoding gibberellin-regulated protein 2-like isoform X2, which produces MANTKTTTTTTTLILAILCLLLVVQLEVHPVASQKIDCKSKCEYRCSKTSRHKMCIRACNTCCERCNCVPPGTSGNEDVCPCYANMTTHGGRHKCP; this is translated from the exons ATGGCCAACACCAAGACGACTACTACTACTACAACACTAATTTTAGCAATTCTTTGCCTCCTCCTTGTAGTCCAG CTGGAGGTGCATCCAGTTGCATCACAAAAAATAG ATTGCAAATCAAAATGTGAGTACAGGTGCAGCAAGACATCAAGGCACAAGATGTGCATAAGGGCATGTAACACTTGCTGTGAGAGGTGCAACTGCGTGCCGCCCGGAACTTCTGGAAATGAAGATGTCTGCCCTTGCTATGCTAATATGACCACCCACGGTGGTAGACACAAATGtccttaa
- the LOC120016615 gene encoding gibberellin-regulated protein 2-like isoform X1 produces the protein MKTCLTTISSLQKTRISSYYWSTFHQEPFLGPSKQMYNLLKTVNKLEVHPVASQKIDCKSKCEYRCSKTSRHKMCIRACNTCCERCNCVPPGTSGNEDVCPCYANMTTHGGRHKCP, from the exons ATGAAAACGTGCTTGACCACCATATCATCCCTTCAGAAAACACGCATCAGCTCCTATTATTGGTCTACATTCCATCAAGAACCGTTTTTAGGTCCATCCAAACAGATGTACAACCTTTTAAAAACTGTCAACAAG CTGGAGGTGCATCCAGTTGCATCACAAAAAATAG ATTGCAAATCAAAATGTGAGTACAGGTGCAGCAAGACATCAAGGCACAAGATGTGCATAAGGGCATGTAACACTTGCTGTGAGAGGTGCAACTGCGTGCCGCCCGGAACTTCTGGAAATGAAGATGTCTGCCCTTGCTATGCTAATATGACCACCCACGGTGGTAGACACAAATGtccttaa